A DNA window from Vanessa cardui chromosome 16, ilVanCard2.1, whole genome shotgun sequence contains the following coding sequences:
- the LOC124536353 gene encoding dehydrogenase/reductase SDR family member 4 — MFLSSNLTSKIAMPKIYTQLTSANNFHSSRLKGKVAVITASTEGIGYAIAKRLGDEGASVVISSRKEDNVKQATDSLRKDGINAEGLVCHVGNAEHRQKLFDFAKKKYGGIDILVSNAAVNPAVSPILETDEKVWDKIFEVNVKCSWLLAKEVYPELIKRGGGSIVFISSIAGYQPMEPLGPYSVSKTTLLGLTKAIASEVVNDNIRVNCVAPGIVATKFASAITSSEAGKEKSLSIVPMNRFGKPSEIAGAVAFLVSDDASYMTGETLIVAGGTYAHL, encoded by the exons atgtttttatCTTCTAATTTAACTTCAAAAATTGCAATGCCTAAAATATATACTCAATTAACAAGTGCAAATAACTTTCATAGTAGTAGACTGAAAGGCAAAGTAGCTGTAATTACAGCATCTACTGAAgg TATCGGTTATGCTATAGCTAAGAGATTGGGCGATGAAGGAGCGTCGGTAGTTATAAGCAGCAGAAAGGAAGATAATGTAAAACAAGCAACAGATAGTTTACGTAAAGACGGTATTAATGCTGAAGGTCTAGTCTGCCATGTCGGCAACGCGGAACATCGACAAAAACTATTTGATTTT gcgaaaaaaaaatatggaggTATCGATATTCTTGTGTCTAATGCAGCTGTAAATCCCGCTGTGTCGCCAATACTTGAG acCGATGAAAAAGTTTGGGACaaaatttttgaagttaatGTAAAATGCTCGTGGTTATTAGCAAAAGAAGTTTATCCTGAGTTGATTAAAAGAGGAGGTGGAAGCATCGTGTTCATTTCATCTATTGCTGGTTACCAACCAATGGAA ccaTTAGGACCTTACAGCGTCAGCAAAACAACTCTTCTGGGATTGACGAAAGCTATTGCAAGTGAAGttgttaatgataatattagaGTCAACTGTGTAGCTCCTGGTATAGTTGCGACGAAGTTTGCTTCTGCG ataacgTCTTCCGAGGCGGGAAAAGAAAAAAGTCTGTCCATAGTGCCTATGAACAGATTCGGTAAACCATCAGAAATAGCTGGCGCTGTTGCTTTTCTGGTATCCGACGATGCAAGCTACATGACTGGAGAAACACTGATCGTAGCTGGAGGCACTTATGCGCATCTTTAA
- the LOC124536123 gene encoding U6 snRNA phosphodiesterase 1-like isoform X2, which produces MSALAYICDYGSEEETSEDSDKEGFDNLKKVKLPTPNLSGVSVVSSEEHIDDPSLHNGRTRSFPHIRGNWATFIYVEYPNKENLFQIIEKLESLVKSVDESCLVCEDVHISLSKTFVLRYHMIKSFTSTLQNLLSNNNSFVLNFDSVEVYCNEENTRTFIALGVDALSHAYLNNILKQIDSLLDDFKLPTFYESPSFHMSILSVNGNKKELLLKILNNLYDIFIQQKYILKPESINKVNCKSGNKIYQYCLK; this is translated from the exons ATGTCTGCATTGGCTTACATTTGTGATTACGGAAGCGAAGAAGAGACATCAGAAGATAGTGATAAAGAaggttttgataatttaaaaaa GGTAAAATTACCAACTCCGAACCTAAGTGGAGTCTCTGTTGTATCGTCAGAAGAACATATTGATGACCCATCTCTTCACAATGGGCGTACTCGTTCCTTTCCACACATAAGAGGAAATTGGGCCACATTTATATATGTTGAAT ATCCGAATAAGGAAaatctatttcaaataatagaaaaattagAGTCTCTAGTGAAATCTGTTGATGAATCATGCTTGGTATGTGAGGATGTACACATAAGCCTAtctaaaacatttgttttaaggTATCACATGATAAAGTCCTTTACATCAacattacagaatttgttaagtAATAACAACAG ttttgtaTTAAACTTTGATTCTGTTGAAGTATATTGTAATGAAGAAAATACTCGTACGTTTATTGCTCTTGGAGTGGATGCTTTAAGTCAtgcctatttgaataatatacttaaacaaATAGACAGTCTTTTAGATGATTTCAAACTACCAACATTTTATGAG AGTCCATCATTTCATATGAGCATTCTAAGTgttaatggaaataaaaaagagttattgttgaaaattttaaacaacttatatgatatttttatacaacaaaagTATATACTAAAACCTGAAAGCATCAACAAGGTGAATTGCAAAAgtggaaataaaatttatcagtactgtttaaaataa
- the LOC124536123 gene encoding zinc finger CCCH domain-containing protein 7-like isoform X1 produces the protein MDRNPNKVYINPNFQRTPLTSWPFQDPDNSNLYKYSSQLQNDDAVNRFGMEQISNRKIYVNPNFKQIKQEQQITKVLERHEKVENVNNYPVLISKSKYSLVSNLNKNKADESYNYTEGIPRNHSINTKHKTNILQNQNSCIDKVLNKTYTNGVPVIKSRYTIVRKNKEPSENHIEVMQQNCKQDLNPSLVVTDKNLSLEICHSYANNVAPPMQENVLKNKPFENVTKIKISKYKTVPATYLKNNISSSKDFNSSSTSQSYNGKYSFNINTYKLTRSESKSNNEADHLKTNVKTSKKSPWPSQSKIKLLKANFKVNNIPCRLFIKYGKCLRKDYGNCEYVHDKKHVSLCRKFLKGICHDSNCTLSHELTANKMPTCYFYLKGICTKENCPYLHIKLNEKIKVCHAFLRGYCENGDTCQFRHVKVNQCKKSKIFNLSTCNKYKTLTNKSTKLKTSKIKCSIKKKDLTQLNNKKNVKSCDTKEADIDCRYYKEIVTNEDSCKNIKPTRCKIGTLPSFIQL, from the coding sequence aTGGATAGAAATCCAAATAAAGTATACATTAACCCAAATTTTCAAAGGACTCCTCTTACTTCTTGGCCATTTCAAGATCCcgataattcaaatttatataaatatagttcacAACTGCAAAATGATGATGCTGTAAACAGATTTGGTATGGAACAAATAtcaaacagaaaaatatatgttaatccaaatttcaaacaaattaaacaagaaCAGCAAATAACAAAAGTACTAGAAAGACATGAAAAAGTGGAAAATGTGAACAATTACCCAGTTCTaatatctaaatcaaaatattctcttgTGTCCAATTTAAACAAGAATAAAGCTGATGAAAGTTATAACTACACAGAAGGCATACCTCGAAATCATAGCATAAATACAAAGCATAAAACTAACAtccttcaaaatcaaaatagttgCATTGATAAAgttttgaataaaacatatacaaatggAGTTCCTGTTATAAAATCTCGTTACACCATTGTTAGAAAAAACAAAGAACCATCTGAAAATCATATAGAAGTTATGCAACAAAATTGTAAACAGGATTTGAATCCCAGTTTGGTGGTTACAGATAAGAACTTAAGCCTTGAGATTTGTCATTCATATGCCAACAATGTAGCACCACCAATGCAagaaaatgtactaaaaaataaaccattcgaaaatgtaacaaaaattaaaataagtaagtataaaacAGTACCagctacatatttaaaaaataatatttcatcaaGCAAGGATTTCAATTCATCATCAACATCACAATCATATAATgggaaatattcatttaatataaatacatataaactaaCAAGGTCTGAATCAAAGTCTAATAATGAAGCTGACCATTTGAAAACAAATGTTAAGACTAGTAAGAAAAGTCCATGGCCGagtcaaagtaaaattaaattattgaaagcaaatttcaaagtaaataaCATTCCatgtagattatttataaaatatggaaAGTGTCTAAGAAAAGATTATGGAAACTGTGAATATGTTCATGATAAAAAACATGTTTCACTTTGTAGGAAATTCTTAAAGGGAATCTGTCATGACAGTAATTGTACTCTTTCACATGAATTAACTGCGAATAAGATGCCTacatgttacttttatttaaaaggaataTGTACCAAAGAGAACTGTCCTTAtttgcatattaaattaaatgaaaaaattaaagtatgtcATGCTTTTTTGAGAGGATACTGTGAGAACGGCGATACATGTCAGTTTAGACACGTAAAAGTAAATCAGTGTAAGAAAtcaaagatatttaatttaagtacatgtaacaaatataaaacccTAACAAATAAAAGTACAAAACTCAAAACATCTAAGATAAAATGTAgtataaaaaagaaagatttAACACAATTGAATAACAAAAAGAATGTAAAGTCATGTGACACAAAAGAGGCAGATATTGATTGtagatattataaagaaatcgTTACTAATGAAGATAGTTGTAAAAACATAAAACCTACTAGATGCAAAATAGGAACTTTGCCTTCATTTATACAATTgtag